A genomic window from Candidatus Binatia bacterium includes:
- a CDS encoding DUF374 domain-containing protein, producing MTTKKKKPKKESLLRIVGHRLSDLQVLYYPIVRVLARLWCLCMHHLVRSERRGPLFEYIKQERPCIIAYWHQDSMPLLFELIRYTRGYPCSAMLSRGRIGDFSANLLAPWHFRFARGSNSGGSKQALLQLTQDARDEGRALFCTVDGSQGPARQARWGAVYLARDTGLPIVLARAWGTNLTVFEKAWMKLGFPWPWGRAVFLSEGPIRVPANASEDELEAIRADLEVRLNQLADASVAYVAEGAAAAEPYGPEVLGMEEAESRRVDAASAPPIGAVACETFPPPRSA from the coding sequence GTGACCACCAAGAAGAAGAAGCCGAAGAAGGAGTCGTTGCTGCGAATCGTCGGGCACCGGCTGTCCGACCTCCAGGTGCTCTACTACCCAATCGTGCGAGTCCTCGCGCGCCTCTGGTGCCTTTGTATGCACCATCTCGTGCGTTCCGAACGGCGTGGCCCGCTGTTTGAGTACATCAAGCAAGAACGACCGTGCATCATCGCCTACTGGCATCAGGACTCGATGCCGCTGCTCTTCGAGTTGATTCGCTACACACGTGGCTACCCGTGCTCGGCGATGCTGAGCCGCGGTCGGATCGGTGACTTCTCTGCCAACCTTCTCGCTCCCTGGCACTTCCGTTTCGCACGGGGTTCGAACTCGGGCGGCAGTAAGCAGGCGCTCCTTCAACTCACGCAAGATGCGCGCGACGAAGGTCGAGCGTTGTTCTGCACGGTCGATGGATCCCAGGGGCCGGCGCGTCAGGCGCGATGGGGTGCGGTTTACCTCGCTCGCGACACGGGCTTGCCGATCGTCCTCGCGCGCGCGTGGGGCACGAACCTCACCGTGTTCGAGAAGGCCTGGATGAAGCTCGGCTTCCCGTGGCCGTGGGGCCGCGCGGTCTTCCTCAGCGAGGGGCCGATTCGCGTGCCGGCCAACGCCAGTGAAGACGAGCTCGAAGCGATCCGCGCCGACCTCGAAGTGCGATTGAATCAGCTCGCGGACGCCTCAGTCGCGTATGTCGCGGAGGGGGCCGCTGCGGCAGAGCCGTATGGGCCCGAAGTTCTGGGAATGGAAGAAGCCGAGAGTCGGCGCGTCGACGCGGCGAGCGCCCCCCCGATCGGGGCCGTCGCGTGCGAGACGTTCCCGCCCCCGCGCTCGGCGTGA
- a CDS encoding HAMP domain-containing sensor histidine kinase, whose protein sequence is MKPNRLAGEDDGRFGEEHALILTELERFENRGAARLRFSRKKEFHFEAANLRDRVHDTVGDLKPALAKSGTEIMVEANDGLRSQIDGGKVRQVLVNLIESARDALRAADGRREIRVDLNRMGEEARLTVAGPGIDAEDLPHLFEPFFSRKATGTGLGRAIVQRAIKATAAALPPVRSIGLEAYPT, encoded by the coding sequence ATGAAACCGAACAGGCTCGCAGGGGAGGACGACGGTCGGTTCGGCGAAGAACACGCGCTCATCCTCACCGAACTCGAGCGCTTCGAGAACCGGGGCGCCGCGCGACTGCGATTCTCTCGAAAGAAAGAGTTCCACTTCGAGGCCGCGAATCTACGAGACCGCGTCCACGACACGGTCGGGGATCTCAAACCCGCTCTCGCAAAGTCGGGGACCGAAATCATGGTCGAGGCGAACGACGGTCTCCGCAGTCAGATCGACGGCGGCAAGGTCCGCCAAGTTCTGGTGAACCTGATCGAGAGCGCACGAGACGCCCTCCGCGCGGCGGACGGTCGTCGCGAGATCCGTGTCGACCTGAACCGCATGGGAGAGGAGGCTCGCCTCACCGTCGCCGGACCCGGCATCGACGCCGAGGATCTCCCACATTTGTTCGAACCCTTCTTCTCACGAAAGGCTACCGGGACCGGCCTGGGCCGTGCCATCGTCCAGCGTGCGATCAAAGCCACGGCAGCCGCATTGCCGCCAGTTCGGTCAATAGGTCTGGAAGCCTATCCGACATAG
- a CDS encoding sigma-54 dependent transcriptional regulator, with product MKASILVVDDERAICLAISRLLRAHGYEVDTAPSAEAAVEKLEQSVFHLIITDLSMGKMSGMDLLEWVRQHSPETAAIMITAYGSEKTAVEAMKLGASDYVPKPFDNDELELKVARVLETMANKRENRLLREQVESTYRFENLIGKSPSMQRVFDVIRRVADSDLTVLVRGPSGTGKELVANAIHYNSPRRGKALVKVNCAAFSRELVESELFGHEKGSFTGATATKEGKFEISDGGTLFLDEIGDMALETQAKILRVLQEKELERVGGNKTIKVDVRIIAATNQDLEAKTKQGTFREDLFYRLNVVPILLPALKDRPGDMPLLITHLVEKAADRLRRPKKNVSPTAMRALLAHEWKGNVRELEHAIEQAVVLGAGEEIELADLPGAMTSDTTVAAVALGGGGDNPQSATFKEAKQRVVEGFERQFIEEALDRHNGNISKAAEEMGMYRQHLQGKLSEYGIDAAVYRNRKKS from the coding sequence ATGAAAGCATCAATCCTGGTCGTCGATGACGAACGCGCCATCTGCCTCGCCATCTCGCGACTCCTCCGCGCACACGGGTACGAGGTCGACACCGCTCCGTCCGCCGAAGCCGCGGTCGAAAAGCTCGAACAGAGCGTCTTTCACCTCATCATCACCGACCTTAGCATGGGCAAGATGTCGGGAATGGACCTGCTCGAGTGGGTCAGGCAGCACTCGCCGGAAACCGCGGCCATCATGATCACGGCCTACGGATCGGAGAAGACAGCCGTGGAGGCGATGAAGCTCGGCGCGTCCGACTACGTACCGAAGCCTTTTGACAACGACGAGCTCGAGCTCAAGGTCGCTCGCGTCCTCGAGACGATGGCAAACAAGCGCGAGAACCGCCTTCTGCGCGAGCAAGTCGAAAGCACGTACCGATTCGAGAACCTGATCGGGAAGAGCCCGAGCATGCAGCGCGTCTTCGACGTGATCCGGCGCGTCGCGGACAGTGATCTGACGGTGCTCGTCCGTGGCCCCAGTGGAACGGGCAAGGAGTTGGTCGCCAACGCGATCCACTACAACAGCCCGCGGCGCGGCAAGGCGCTCGTGAAAGTAAACTGTGCAGCGTTCTCGCGTGAGCTCGTCGAAAGCGAGCTCTTCGGTCACGAGAAGGGCTCCTTCACGGGTGCGACCGCCACCAAGGAGGGGAAGTTCGAGATCTCGGACGGCGGCACGCTGTTCCTCGACGAGATCGGGGACATGGCGCTCGAGACGCAAGCGAAGATCCTCCGCGTTCTTCAGGAAAAGGAACTCGAACGCGTCGGTGGCAACAAGACCATCAAAGTCGACGTGCGGATCATCGCAGCCACGAACCAGGACCTCGAAGCCAAGACCAAGCAGGGCACGTTCCGCGAGGACCTGTTCTACCGCCTGAACGTCGTGCCGATCCTCCTACCGGCCTTGAAGGATCGGCCCGGAGACATGCCACTGCTCATCACGCACCTCGTCGAGAAGGCGGCAGACCGGCTCCGCCGACCGAAGAAGAATGTGTCGCCGACCGCAATGCGGGCACTCCTCGCTCACGAGTGGAAGGGCAACGTGCGAGAGCTCGAGCATGCGATCGAGCAGGCGGTGGTTCTGGGCGCGGGTGAAGAGATCGAACTCGCGGACCTTCCGGGCGCCATGACCTCCGACACCACGGTCGCCGCAGTGGCTCTCGGCGGCGGTGGAGATAATCCCCAGAGCGCGACGTTCAAGGAAGCAAAGCAGCGGGTCGTCGAGGGCTTCGAGCGTCAGTTCATCGAGGAAGCGCTCGATCGCCACAACGGCAACATCTCGAAAGCGGCCGAAGAGATGGGCATGTACCGCCAGCACCTTCAGGGGAAGCTCTCGGAGTACGGCATCGACGCCGCGGTCTATCGCAACCGGAAGAAGAGCTAG
- a CDS encoding sulfatase yields MSEKSIGRELLDDILLGAVLWGGGAAIFGVVEAMTNTATGLYLPLGIWLFAIGFYAVLGFLAGLGGGFVAFLWRRIPFLPRIAVGPFLGAVFLGGLFFVFIGLPLNDRALPDLISVKGLVGNSIFALIVGGLTLLLYFALHTRRGPGWIATFLNLTIWLSVLLAVGDHLDVFVYPIGLSVSGIWPFLVLFGVCVGLYFLAFWALKALVIGTQNLVAPASVLVVMVLVAGALVLRLHAGGTSAVGDAPTGKPNVLWLVMDTTRADHITSYGYDRPTSPVLDAVAADGALFEEVHAESSWTIPGHFVMVTGRFDAAQEKFLGADFTTAAEVFRENGYETGAVLGNMSIGRGSGFEQGFDETVDGPVRIFYLSVFEKIPAIKILMATGVAPGDSILRLFHRKTFLQNEAVRAERINADALDWLDGRDPDRPFFLFINYMDPHDAYDPPEEYRAKFASDADPELGFVRYHRDHGGTISSNAFVRDVAPEFDQAKWDEMLDLYDAEIAYLDAEIGKLLADLEARGLSDDTIVIITSDHGELFGEHGLANHFKALTREETHVPLIMRWPGKVDGGKRIKTPAQLRDILPTVLELAEIPGGPEMDGQSLVAVLDGTETEIRGGETVGFLYRPVDKEYDFTAPGHLLSMRDKDSLYVWSSTGMNGFFDLDQDPTEGHNSHGSNPDEAAAARRFGQWRSGAGFDDFGEKQKKVDRLMKDKLKALGYVN; encoded by the coding sequence ATGAGCGAGAAATCGATCGGAAGAGAGCTGCTCGACGACATCCTTCTCGGAGCCGTCTTGTGGGGCGGTGGAGCGGCTATCTTTGGCGTCGTCGAGGCGATGACCAATACGGCGACGGGATTGTATCTCCCGCTCGGTATATGGCTGTTCGCGATCGGCTTCTACGCCGTTCTCGGCTTCCTCGCGGGACTCGGCGGTGGCTTTGTCGCGTTCCTCTGGCGACGCATCCCGTTCCTGCCGCGAATTGCGGTGGGGCCGTTCCTCGGCGCGGTCTTCCTCGGTGGACTCTTCTTCGTGTTCATCGGACTACCGCTGAACGATCGGGCTCTTCCTGATCTGATCTCGGTGAAGGGACTCGTCGGGAACAGCATCTTCGCGCTCATCGTGGGCGGGCTCACCCTGCTGCTCTACTTTGCTCTCCACACGCGCCGTGGTCCCGGTTGGATCGCAACGTTCCTGAACCTCACGATCTGGCTCAGCGTTCTTCTCGCGGTCGGCGATCACCTAGATGTGTTCGTGTACCCAATCGGCCTGTCGGTCTCCGGCATCTGGCCGTTCCTGGTTCTGTTCGGGGTGTGCGTCGGGCTCTACTTCCTGGCGTTCTGGGCTCTGAAGGCGCTCGTGATCGGCACGCAGAACCTGGTGGCCCCGGCGTCGGTGCTCGTCGTGATGGTGCTTGTGGCGGGGGCTCTCGTCCTGCGTCTGCACGCAGGCGGCACGAGCGCCGTCGGCGACGCACCGACCGGCAAGCCGAACGTCCTGTGGTTGGTCATGGATACGACCCGCGCGGATCACATCACGAGCTACGGGTACGACCGCCCGACGTCGCCGGTGCTGGACGCGGTGGCCGCGGACGGTGCTCTGTTCGAGGAAGTGCACGCGGAGTCGTCCTGGACGATCCCGGGTCACTTCGTGATGGTGACGGGCCGGTTCGACGCGGCGCAGGAGAAATTCCTGGGCGCCGACTTCACGACGGCGGCCGAAGTGTTTCGCGAGAACGGCTACGAGACCGGAGCGGTGCTCGGCAACATGTCGATCGGCCGCGGCTCGGGTTTCGAGCAAGGCTTCGACGAGACCGTCGACGGCCCGGTGCGCATCTTCTACCTCTCCGTCTTCGAGAAGATCCCTGCGATCAAGATATTGATGGCCACGGGCGTCGCTCCCGGCGACAGCATCCTACGTCTCTTTCACCGCAAGACGTTTCTGCAGAACGAGGCCGTTCGAGCCGAGCGCATCAACGCCGACGCACTCGATTGGCTGGACGGGAGAGACCCCGATCGCCCGTTCTTCCTATTTATCAACTACATGGATCCGCACGACGCATACGATCCGCCCGAAGAGTACCGCGCGAAGTTCGCTTCGGACGCGGATCCGGAGTTGGGCTTCGTTCGCTACCACCGAGACCACGGCGGCACGATCAGCAGCAATGCGTTTGTGCGTGACGTGGCGCCGGAGTTCGATCAGGCGAAGTGGGACGAGATGCTCGATCTCTACGATGCCGAGATCGCGTATCTCGACGCGGAGATCGGAAAGCTCCTCGCCGATCTCGAAGCGCGCGGGCTCAGTGACGACACGATCGTGATCATCACGTCGGATCACGGCGAGCTGTTCGGCGAGCATGGCCTTGCGAATCACTTCAAGGCGCTCACCCGAGAAGAGACCCACGTGCCTCTCATCATGCGTTGGCCGGGTAAGGTCGACGGCGGCAAGCGCATCAAGACACCGGCGCAGCTGCGGGACATCCTTCCCACGGTCCTCGAGCTCGCGGAGATTCCCGGCGGCCCGGAGATGGACGGCCAGTCGCTCGTCGCTGTTCTCGACGGCACTGAGACCGAAATCCGTGGCGGCGAGACGGTCGGCTTTCTCTACCGACCCGTCGACAAGGAATACGACTTCACGGCCCCGGGACATCTGCTGAGCATGCGCGACAAGGACTCGCTCTACGTCTGGTCGTCGACTGGGATGAACGGCTTCTTCGATCTCGATCAGGATCCCACTGAAGGCCACAATTCGCACGGATCCAATCCGGACGAGGCAGCCGCCGCGCGACGCTTCGGGCAGTGGCGCAGTGGAGCCGGGTTCGACGACTTCGGCGAGAAGCAAAAGAAGGTCGACCGCTTGATGAAGGACAAGCTGAAAGCGCTGGGATACGTCAACTGA
- a CDS encoding class I SAM-dependent methyltransferase encodes MPAPFEAEIRDFGRRLRSRVQHLRGNGAEATMLWAWTVPGWSTKDELRALYRAAAAAGSPGDVAEVGSWKGRSTIVLARALRDANVIDAKVWAIDHHVGSDEEEHREILAKEGTTLEAFRANVAAAGVGDRVEPIVMSSLEGAAELARRGVVLRLVFIDGAHDEESVRADLRAFLPLVRAGGLIAMHDCQAENADFPGVWLAYRSELQGRVDVVEHTDALLVVRVR; translated from the coding sequence GTGCCCGCTCCGTTCGAGGCCGAGATCCGGGATTTCGGCAGGCGTCTTCGGTCGCGCGTTCAGCATCTGCGCGGCAACGGGGCGGAGGCGACGATGCTGTGGGCGTGGACGGTCCCGGGGTGGTCTACGAAGGATGAGCTCCGGGCGCTCTACCGCGCGGCTGCTGCGGCGGGAAGCCCGGGCGACGTCGCGGAGGTCGGTTCCTGGAAGGGGCGCTCGACGATCGTGCTGGCACGGGCGCTGCGCGACGCGAATGTGATCGACGCAAAGGTCTGGGCGATCGACCACCACGTGGGCAGCGACGAAGAGGAGCACCGCGAGATCCTCGCGAAGGAAGGTACGACGCTCGAGGCGTTTCGGGCGAATGTTGCCGCGGCCGGCGTGGGTGACCGGGTCGAGCCGATTGTGATGTCCTCTCTGGAAGGAGCGGCGGAACTCGCGAGGCGCGGCGTCGTCTTGCGACTCGTCTTCATCGACGGGGCGCACGACGAGGAGTCGGTCCGCGCAGACCTCCGGGCGTTCCTGCCCCTCGTTCGGGCGGGAGGTCTCATCGCGATGCACGACTGCCAGGCCGAGAACGCGGACTTCCCCGGCGTGTGGCTGGCGTATCGCTCGGAACTCCAAGGTCGGGTCGATGTCGTCGAGCACACGGATGCGCTTTTGGTCGTTCGCGTTCGGTAG
- a CDS encoding TIGR03617 family F420-dependent LLM class oxidoreductase — MKLDAGLVASLKDIPATARVAEETGFDALWSAETSHDPYLPLLLAAEHTERIKLGTAIAVAFPRSPLIHAMTAWDLQAASNGRFILGLGTQVRGHNERRFGIKWESPGPRLREMIEMIRAAWDCFQNGTKPSFEGKFYRFTLMTPFFQPQPIEHPNIPIYIAGVNDYMCRLAGEMCDGFHVHPLNSVKYITEFVQPKIADGAAKGGRSAAHCKLTSSVFVIAGDSHEERKPLRQMVRQQISFYASTPQYRPILETHGWGDVGPRLSEKARAGDWGGMAELVTDDMLDVFSVTGRWDDIADLVKSRYDGLLDHLCFYLPPAKTDPPERWRDIARAFNG, encoded by the coding sequence ATGAAGCTCGATGCCGGACTTGTCGCTTCGCTGAAAGACATCCCCGCCACCGCACGCGTCGCCGAAGAGACGGGATTCGACGCCCTCTGGTCGGCCGAGACGAGTCACGACCCGTACTTGCCACTCCTCCTCGCCGCCGAGCACACCGAGCGGATCAAGCTCGGGACGGCGATCGCGGTCGCCTTCCCCCGCAGTCCGCTTATCCACGCGATGACGGCATGGGATCTCCAGGCCGCGTCGAACGGCCGGTTCATTCTCGGCCTCGGAACGCAGGTCAGAGGGCACAACGAGCGGCGCTTCGGCATCAAGTGGGAATCACCGGGGCCCCGTCTGCGCGAGATGATCGAGATGATCCGCGCGGCTTGGGACTGCTTTCAGAACGGGACGAAGCCGAGCTTCGAAGGGAAGTTCTACCGCTTCACCCTCATGACCCCGTTCTTCCAGCCGCAGCCGATCGAACACCCGAACATCCCGATCTACATCGCGGGAGTGAACGACTACATGTGCCGGCTCGCCGGTGAGATGTGCGACGGATTCCACGTGCACCCGCTCAACTCCGTCAAGTACATCACGGAATTCGTTCAGCCTAAGATCGCCGATGGCGCCGCGAAGGGGGGGCGGTCCGCAGCCCACTGCAAGCTCACGAGCTCCGTCTTCGTGATCGCGGGCGACAGCCACGAAGAGCGGAAGCCCCTGCGCCAGATGGTCCGCCAACAGATTTCCTTCTACGCCTCCACGCCCCAGTACCGACCGATCCTCGAGACCCACGGCTGGGGCGACGTCGGACCGCGGCTCAGCGAGAAGGCCCGCGCCGGCGATTGGGGCGGGATGGCCGAACTCGTCACCGACGACATGCTCGACGTGTTCTCCGTGACGGGGCGGTGGGACGACATCGCCGACCTCGTGAAGAGCCGATACGATGGACTGCTCGACCACCTGTGCTTCTACCTCCCGCCGGCGAAGACCGATCCGCCCGAGCGGTGGCGCGACATCGCGCGCGCGTTCAACGGCTAG
- a CDS encoding HAD family hydrolase produces the protein MKPSSGALVILDCDGVLFDSFEANVAFYNAVLGRLGEPPLDDDGREHAHRMATPQVMKWLFGDDPAKLARAMEAAYATEYAPFLAQLEPVPELFETLRWLRDHYRTAMATNRGATIPELVAHFELAPLFEMVVGIRDVKHPKPAPDMLFHCLEGLGVESVDAVYVGDSPSDLAAAQAASIRFIGVGGSVEHDTRIEELRALPELLRSL, from the coding sequence GTGAAGCCGTCCTCCGGGGCCCTGGTCATTCTCGATTGCGACGGCGTTCTCTTCGATTCCTTCGAGGCGAACGTCGCTTTCTACAACGCGGTGTTGGGGCGTCTGGGCGAGCCGCCGCTCGACGATGACGGCCGCGAACACGCGCATCGCATGGCGACTCCTCAGGTCATGAAGTGGCTGTTCGGCGACGACCCGGCGAAGCTCGCCCGCGCGATGGAGGCCGCCTACGCCACCGAGTACGCGCCGTTTCTAGCGCAGCTCGAGCCGGTGCCGGAGCTCTTCGAGACGCTTCGCTGGCTTCGCGATCATTACCGAACGGCAATGGCGACGAATCGCGGCGCGACGATTCCGGAACTCGTGGCGCACTTTGAGCTGGCGCCGCTGTTCGAGATGGTCGTCGGCATTCGCGACGTGAAGCACCCGAAGCCCGCGCCCGACATGCTGTTCCACTGCCTCGAAGGGCTCGGCGTGGAATCGGTCGACGCGGTCTACGTCGGGGATTCCCCGAGCGATCTCGCTGCCGCGCAAGCCGCGAGCATCCGCTTCATCGGGGTCGGCGGCTCCGTCGAACACGATACCCGGATCGAGGAACTCCGCGCCCTTCCCGAACTTCTGCGCTCTCTCTAG
- a CDS encoding FGGY family carbohydrate kinase: MSAKEHVLGIDEGTTGVRAAVVHADGTVAGRAYVEVGQAFPHPGWVEHDPSEIWQRTQDVVAQALAAAGLAAGDLTAVGVTNQRGSGALFDASGRPHGPVIGWQDQRTTDRCGELLGEGVFVIPMAAASKYEWLVQNYGGDTPREQLRVGTLDSWLAFCLSGGGVHATDHSNLSVSGLYDFMTGEWDERAVEALGLDARWLPQRVQSSQILGETSVAAFGAAVPIASLAGDQHASMYALACHRPGDIKLTLGTSGMLDRHAGTELGTSPEGAYPLVLWALDDVRSFCFESAVITAGATAQWLRDGVGVIDDLASLEPLARSVDSSDGVWMVPSLQGLGSPYLDTGTRGLIGGVSRGTTRAHLARAALEGIAWRCAEAFVGLAGDSPPDTLRVDGGAAVNGLLLELLADATGVVVESPKALDSAVLGSAYLAGRATGLWSDDDVVGGWASGRTYEPKSSADERASRRESWGKRVALVLEAGS; this comes from the coding sequence GTGTCGGCCAAGGAGCACGTTCTCGGAATCGACGAAGGCACCACGGGTGTCCGGGCGGCGGTGGTTCACGCCGACGGGACGGTGGCCGGTCGCGCCTACGTCGAGGTGGGGCAGGCGTTTCCTCATCCGGGTTGGGTCGAGCACGACCCCTCGGAAATCTGGCAACGGACGCAGGACGTGGTGGCCCAGGCCTTGGCGGCGGCGGGACTCGCGGCCGGTGATCTGACCGCCGTCGGTGTCACGAATCAGAGAGGGTCGGGCGCGTTGTTCGACGCGTCGGGCAGGCCGCACGGCCCGGTGATCGGCTGGCAGGATCAGCGCACCACGGACCGCTGCGGGGAGCTTCTTGGAGAAGGCGTGTTCGTCATTCCGATGGCGGCCGCGTCGAAGTACGAGTGGCTCGTACAGAACTACGGCGGGGATACTCCGCGCGAACAGCTCCGGGTCGGCACGTTGGATTCGTGGCTGGCCTTCTGTCTCTCGGGGGGCGGCGTGCACGCGACCGACCACTCGAACCTGTCCGTCAGTGGCCTGTACGATTTCATGACCGGTGAATGGGACGAGCGAGCGGTCGAGGCGCTCGGCCTCGATGCGAGGTGGCTTCCGCAGCGCGTGCAGAGCAGCCAGATCCTTGGGGAGACCTCGGTCGCCGCGTTCGGAGCGGCGGTGCCGATCGCGTCGCTGGCGGGCGATCAGCACGCTTCGATGTACGCGCTCGCGTGCCACCGGCCGGGCGACATCAAGCTCACGCTGGGAACGTCGGGCATGCTCGATCGGCACGCGGGAACGGAGCTCGGTACCTCGCCCGAAGGTGCCTACCCCCTGGTCCTCTGGGCGCTCGACGACGTTCGGTCATTTTGCTTCGAGAGCGCCGTCATCACAGCCGGCGCGACCGCGCAGTGGCTGCGCGACGGCGTCGGGGTCATCGACGACCTGGCGTCGCTCGAGCCGCTGGCTCGTTCGGTGGATTCGAGTGACGGCGTTTGGATGGTCCCCTCACTTCAGGGGTTGGGCTCGCCCTATTTGGACACGGGGACGCGTGGCCTCATCGGTGGGGTCTCCCGCGGAACGACGCGAGCCCACCTGGCTCGCGCCGCGCTGGAAGGAATCGCCTGGCGTTGCGCGGAGGCCTTCGTCGGCCTTGCCGGAGATTCTCCCCCGGACACGCTGCGCGTCGACGGTGGCGCCGCGGTGAACGGTCTACTGCTGGAGCTGCTCGCCGATGCGACCGGTGTCGTCGTCGAGAGCCCGAAGGCGCTCGACTCCGCGGTGCTCGGATCCGCGTATCTCGCCGGTCGGGCGACGGGACTGTGGAGCGACGACGACGTCGTCGGTGGCTGGGCGTCGGGGCGAACCTATGAGCCCAAGAGCAGCGCGGACGAACGCGCCTCGCGCCGGGAGTCGTGGGGCAAGCGCGTGGCGCTGGTGCTCGAGGCCGGCTCGTGA
- a CDS encoding sulfotransferase codes for MAATLRVHIVGCERSGTTLLLEMMTAGFRFAARCDREQSLFEEPPTGAASFLSKKPLDILRLETAFRHDPNLFVLYAVRDPRSVITSRHAGRPDRYLSDFENWKACEAAAARLGSHERFLRVRYEQLVEEPDALQAQIGERFAFLERTGTFSTFHRTAAPTNTGKLALGGVRPVETGRIAGWRADLPRVKAEVLRHRDLPAVLIDRGYEPDETWLGSLDEVEPSPGPRRSGTPTWLRRIDRLLRYRWKTRRYLARLRS; via the coding sequence ATGGCAGCGACCTTGAGGGTGCACATCGTGGGATGCGAGCGCAGTGGCACGACGCTCCTTCTCGAGATGATGACGGCGGGTTTTCGGTTCGCCGCGCGTTGCGATCGGGAGCAGTCGCTGTTCGAGGAGCCACCCACGGGAGCGGCCTCGTTCCTCAGCAAGAAGCCGCTCGACATCCTCCGGTTGGAGACCGCGTTTCGACACGACCCGAACCTGTTCGTGCTGTACGCGGTGCGCGATCCGCGGTCCGTGATCACGAGTCGGCACGCCGGTCGTCCGGATCGTTACCTGAGCGACTTTGAGAACTGGAAGGCGTGTGAGGCGGCGGCGGCGCGCCTCGGGTCGCACGAGCGCTTCTTGCGAGTCCGCTACGAGCAACTGGTCGAGGAGCCGGACGCCCTCCAGGCGCAGATCGGCGAGCGCTTCGCCTTCTTGGAACGAACGGGGACCTTTTCGACGTTTCACCGGACCGCGGCGCCGACGAACACGGGGAAACTCGCGCTCGGGGGCGTGCGCCCGGTGGAGACGGGGCGGATCGCGGGCTGGCGGGCCGACCTTCCGCGGGTGAAGGCCGAGGTCCTCCGGCACCGGGACCTCCCCGCGGTTCTGATCGATCGGGGCTATGAACCGGATGAGACATGGCTCGGTTCGCTCGACGAAGTAGAGCCGAGCCCCGGCCCGCGAAGATCGGGAACGCCTACCTGGCTGCGGAGGATCGATCGTTTGCTGCGGTACCGCTGGAAAACCCGGCGATACCTGGCGCGGCTTCGTTCCTAG
- a CDS encoding haloacid dehalogenase-like hydrolase: MGRHLLLFDIDGTLIHADGAGRVALSRALSSEFDILDPRIVVGFAGRTDRAIATEALSSHGLEASEERFGRYLAAYLTHLPGTLVERSGRILPGARELLDALTTRDDVTLGILTGNFEGAANLKLEHFGLAEFFAGGGFGDHHHDRNDVARAAQSAFPEHAGADVTVWVIGDTPNDVRCARAIGARAVAVAAGFATHEELAAEEPDHLLADLCDVSDFLALLDDG, encoded by the coding sequence ATGGGGCGTCATCTCCTCCTCTTCGACATCGACGGCACACTCATCCACGCGGACGGGGCGGGGCGGGTAGCCCTCAGCCGGGCACTCTCCTCGGAGTTCGACATCCTCGATCCCCGGATCGTCGTCGGGTTCGCCGGCCGTACCGATCGCGCGATCGCCACCGAGGCGCTCTCGAGCCACGGGCTGGAGGCGAGCGAGGAGCGTTTCGGGCGCTATCTCGCTGCGTACTTGACGCATCTCCCCGGCACGCTCGTCGAGCGCAGCGGACGCATCCTCCCCGGTGCCCGGGAGCTTCTCGACGCGCTCACCACGCGTGACGACGTGACCCTCGGAATCCTCACGGGGAACTTCGAGGGAGCAGCAAATCTGAAACTGGAGCACTTCGGACTCGCCGAGTTCTTCGCCGGGGGCGGCTTCGGCGATCACCACCACGATCGCAATGACGTCGCGCGCGCCGCCCAATCCGCGTTTCCAGAACACGCCGGCGCCGACGTCACCGTCTGGGTGATCGGCGACACCCCCAACGACGTCCGTTGTGCACGCGCTATAGGGGCGCGCGCGGTCGCGGTCGCTGCAGGGTTCGCGACACACGAGGAACTCGCAGCCGAAGAACCGGATCACCTGCTCGCAGACCTTTGCGACGTCAGCGACTTTCTCGCGCTCCTGGACGACGGGTGA